A genomic window from Ruminiclostridium cellulolyticum H10 includes:
- a CDS encoding stalk domain-containing protein → MKKLFVLFSVIICLIVSSVSVFAAEDLLDENTSTIITVSFKAGTTSYTVNGKAVKAEASAVVQGKTFVPVKVITDALGASFTPDLKKKTAVIKYNDVEIKITDKKKEAVIAGKKTKMDAAPYIKNSSFMASVTFLADVFGADLKNSGGKVTFTKEIANPNSIKDFGTIIKNTNKTKVGDSYYKWSMKLPRELTLSSRTFNGDNNFFISQDESYGIMIAIKDKDKDATLEDEQQNLREEAEDSTLIDYGIYESNGIEYAEIVYKGSDVTFVKRVYMTDTKEFVLLLLLENDKSYLDNKYQDLIDSFQFKFSKDGSTEDLSDVSATGYRKYQDTQLKWSAKILPYWREYKDDNIHNEVQFDGLFGEIFSVKIYSLEKGETLDSITSSAIKNYECDYNPEIFKFERQESAVIGGVKCSKIYYKYNISDKPIYGCDIFFVGKNYKYVLCYELSEESYNDSSKRMMVEGMVNSFRFEQLDLKATGKLMDPSKITSSTKTRTFDDDYYSFKLPSGWKTSQDNTDDFKQYYSSDGYLSLAITTVDMKLPSSDFFAGLDQYFNSLVNKNLKLESKTAINEKGTFGYKYVLNLNTNDTQYRQEIYVLTKGNQAIQVTLTANSFYYGSKNKEIVSSIWNSFTLK, encoded by the coding sequence ATGAAAAAGTTATTTGTACTGTTCAGTGTAATTATTTGTTTGATTGTAAGTTCGGTAAGTGTGTTCGCAGCAGAAGATCTTCTGGATGAGAATACTTCAACCATAATAACCGTTTCTTTTAAGGCAGGTACTACAAGCTATACTGTCAACGGTAAGGCAGTAAAAGCAGAAGCAAGTGCTGTTGTGCAAGGAAAAACTTTTGTTCCGGTCAAGGTCATAACAGATGCCTTGGGTGCTTCATTTACGCCTGATTTAAAGAAAAAGACCGCTGTAATTAAATATAATGATGTGGAAATCAAGATTACAGATAAAAAGAAAGAGGCTGTAATAGCGGGCAAGAAAACAAAAATGGATGCTGCTCCGTACATAAAAAATTCGTCTTTTATGGCATCCGTTACTTTCCTGGCGGATGTCTTTGGAGCTGATCTTAAAAACAGCGGAGGAAAGGTTACTTTTACAAAGGAAATTGCAAATCCAAATAGTATCAAGGACTTTGGTACTATAATAAAAAATACCAATAAGACAAAAGTCGGAGACAGCTACTATAAATGGTCTATGAAGCTTCCACGTGAGCTTACCCTGAGTTCAAGAACCTTTAACGGAGACAATAATTTTTTCATTTCACAGGATGAATCCTATGGAATAATGATTGCAATCAAAGACAAGGATAAGGATGCAACTCTGGAGGATGAACAGCAAAATCTTCGTGAAGAAGCAGAGGATTCAACACTTATAGATTATGGAATTTATGAGTCAAACGGGATCGAATATGCAGAAATAGTTTATAAAGGCAGTGATGTTACTTTTGTAAAGAGAGTTTATATGACTGATACAAAGGAATTCGTACTATTGCTCCTTTTAGAAAACGACAAATCTTATCTTGATAACAAATATCAGGATTTGATTGATTCATTTCAGTTTAAATTCAGCAAAGACGGAAGTACAGAGGACTTGTCAGATGTATCAGCCACAGGATACAGAAAGTATCAGGACACTCAGCTAAAATGGTCAGCAAAGATTCTCCCTTACTGGAGAGAATATAAGGATGATAACATTCATAATGAAGTTCAGTTTGATGGTCTTTTCGGAGAGATCTTTTCTGTAAAAATTTATTCCCTTGAAAAAGGAGAGACCTTGGATTCAATAACATCATCAGCAATCAAGAATTATGAGTGTGATTACAATCCTGAAATATTTAAGTTTGAGAGGCAGGAAAGTGCTGTTATAGGAGGAGTAAAATGTAGCAAGATATATTATAAATATAATATATCAGATAAACCTATATATGGCTGTGATATTTTCTTCGTGGGTAAAAACTATAAATATGTATTGTGCTACGAGCTTTCGGAGGAATCATATAATGATTCTAGCAAGAGAATGATGGTGGAAGGAATGGTTAATTCATTCAGATTTGAACAGCTTGATTTAAAAGCAACCGGTAAGCTTATGGATCCTTCAAAGATAACCTCCTCAACAAAAACCCGTACATTTGATGACGACTATTATTCATTTAAGCTGCCTTCCGGCTGGAAAACAAGTCAAGATAATACTGATGATTTTAAACAATATTACAGTAGCGATGGGTATTTATCTTTAGCTATTACAACAGTTGACATGAAATTACCGTCTTCGGATTTTTTTGCAGGCCTTGACCAATACTTTAACAGTTTGGTTAATAAGAATTTAAAATTGGAAAGTAAAACAGCTATTAATGAAAAAGGTACCTTTGGTTACAAGTATGTACTTAATTTGAATACAAACGACACTCAATACCGCCAGGAAATATATGTACTGACTAAAGGAAACCAAGCCATACAGGTTACCTTAACTGCAAATAGTTTCTACTATGGCAGTAAGAATAAAGAAATAGTAAGCTCCATATGGAACAGTTTCACCTTGAAATAG
- a CDS encoding S1C family serine protease encodes MKKRYLIFLAAIMLLLSFNFIVSGATQLKVSINGFQTDIGTATVNNKVYVDAEAFANQLGLSASKTSNSINISTKNDDIIPNIIKSISPSVVGIIGNIDSGNSTADGVVLGTGVIIKSGGDILTNAHVVENMSRIIVVLNDGTGYEARIKYIDKPSDLAVIKIDRIGLTAATLGKMQDIVIGKTAIAIGTPMSFQNRNSASVGVISGLNRSVDGFYQYKLIQTDAAINPGNSGGPLLTTKGEVIGINSMTTVNAQGLSYAIPIDTVQYVLNHFYKYGKVKRVTLGADFEEDYVALYGLPSKNGLKITSIKKGSCSEKYGLKKDDFIYSINGVYVNTLVDLNEAYKSVLPGNKVKVGVRRNGKTQSINVVMDELK; translated from the coding sequence ATGAAAAAAAGGTATTTAATATTTTTAGCAGCAATAATGTTACTTTTAAGCTTTAATTTTATTGTTTCTGGTGCTACTCAGTTAAAGGTATCTATAAACGGTTTCCAAACCGACATAGGAACGGCAACGGTAAACAATAAGGTTTACGTAGATGCAGAAGCATTTGCAAATCAATTAGGTTTAAGTGCAAGTAAAACAAGCAATTCTATCAACATATCAACTAAAAATGATGATATCATTCCAAACATAATTAAATCAATAAGTCCATCAGTAGTTGGTATTATTGGTAATATTGACTCTGGGAATTCCACTGCCGATGGAGTTGTGCTGGGAACAGGCGTAATAATCAAATCTGGCGGAGATATCCTTACAAACGCTCATGTCGTTGAGAATATGAGCAGAATTATCGTCGTGTTAAACGATGGCACAGGATATGAGGCCAGAATTAAGTACATTGATAAGCCAAGCGACCTTGCTGTAATAAAGATTGACAGGATTGGACTTACAGCGGCCACACTGGGCAAAATGCAGGATATAGTAATAGGAAAGACTGCTATAGCTATTGGAACTCCTATGTCGTTCCAAAACAGGAATTCTGCTTCAGTTGGTGTAATCAGCGGACTTAACAGAAGTGTTGACGGCTTTTATCAATACAAGCTTATTCAAACTGATGCTGCCATAAACCCCGGTAACAGCGGCGGGCCACTTCTTACCACAAAGGGAGAGGTAATTGGTATTAACTCAATGACAACCGTTAATGCACAAGGGTTAAGTTATGCCATACCCATAGATACTGTTCAGTATGTATTAAACCACTTTTATAAATATGGAAAAGTAAAAAGAGTTACATTGGGGGCTGATTTTGAAGAGGACTATGTCGCCCTTTACGGCTTACCGAGTAAAAATGGTTTAAAAATAACAAGCATTAAAAAAGGCTCTTGTTCCGAAAAATATGGATTAAAAAAAGATGATTTTATTTACAGTATAAACGGTGTATATGTAAATACACTTGTGGATCTTAATGAAGCATATAAATCCGTATTACCCGGAAATAAAGTCAAAGTTGGAGTAAGAAGAAATGGTAAGACACAGAGCATCAATGTGGTTATGGACGAATTAAAATAG
- a CDS encoding DUF2752 domain-containing protein produces the protein MTNNLKWKKAAVCIFPLAIIIIAYFLRNQLIYLGTLFPSCPSYTYLNIYCPGCGNTRSVQHLLKGDILGSIRFNPIPLLGIILSILAYIELITYVFGRHRKIFPRNRTFWWTLVVISSVYFVVRNFIRPF, from the coding sequence TTGACAAACAATTTAAAATGGAAAAAGGCTGCGGTTTGTATTTTTCCTTTAGCAATAATTATTATAGCTTATTTCCTGAGAAATCAGCTTATATATTTAGGGACTCTTTTCCCTTCGTGTCCAAGTTATACCTATCTAAATATATACTGCCCGGGATGTGGTAATACAAGAAGTGTACAGCATTTACTCAAAGGTGATATTCTAGGCTCCATAAGGTTTAACCCAATACCATTGCTTGGAATTATTTTAAGTATATTAGCATATATTGAGTTGATTACTTACGTATTTGGCAGGCATAGAAAGATATTTCCGCGAAACCGTACCTTTTGGTGGACATTGGTTGTTATTTCTTCCGTTTATTTTGTGGTAAGAAATTTTATAAGGCCTTTTTAA
- a CDS encoding carbon-nitrogen hydrolase family protein → MNSKIKLGLCQMAVTDSKNENVKKAVFMLEECCKRGADIAVLPEMFNCPYDTKLFPLYAENFENSKTLSVISDSAKYNNMYIVAGTIPEFSNGCIYNTSIMFDRQGKIIAKHRKIHLFDVNIKDGVSFRESDVLAAGRSVTVAQTEFGRIGLAICFDMRFTELYSQMSEAGAKIIITPASFNMTTGPVHWELLVRARALDNQIFHAAVSSARNTSDTYISYGNSMVCDPWGRVISKADEKEGILIADIDLNMVNSVRSQIPVNKIID, encoded by the coding sequence ATGAACTCAAAAATTAAGCTCGGTTTATGTCAGATGGCTGTAACTGATAGTAAGAATGAAAACGTGAAAAAAGCGGTCTTTATGCTAGAAGAGTGTTGTAAAAGAGGTGCAGACATAGCTGTGCTCCCTGAAATGTTCAATTGTCCGTATGACACAAAGCTATTTCCTTTATATGCTGAGAATTTTGAAAATAGCAAAACGTTATCAGTCATTTCAGATTCTGCTAAGTATAATAACATGTATATTGTAGCAGGAACCATTCCCGAATTTTCCAACGGCTGCATTTACAATACATCCATAATGTTTGACAGACAAGGAAAGATAATCGCAAAACACAGAAAAATACATCTATTTGATGTAAATATTAAAGACGGTGTTTCATTCAGGGAATCCGATGTTTTGGCAGCAGGAAGGTCAGTTACTGTTGCACAAACGGAATTTGGACGTATTGGACTGGCCATTTGCTTTGATATGAGGTTTACAGAACTTTACTCTCAAATGTCTGAGGCGGGAGCAAAGATTATAATTACACCTGCTTCATTTAATATGACCACAGGCCCTGTCCACTGGGAGCTGCTTGTGAGGGCAAGAGCACTTGACAATCAGATATTTCATGCAGCAGTTTCTTCTGCAAGGAATACAAGTGATACTTATATCTCTTATGGCAATTCTATGGTATGTGACCCTTGGGGAAGAGTTATTTCAAAGGCAGACGAAAAAGAGGGAATACTGATAGCGGATATTGACCTGAATATGGTAAACAGCGTGCGCAGTCAAATTCCGGTTAATAAGATTATAGACTAA
- a CDS encoding PFL family protein encodes MLGPFEVLETIDMIQKENLDIRTITMGISLRDCCHPDIDISCKKIYDKITRYAEKLVVTGENIEREFGIPIINKRISVTPIALIAESSESDEYVKFAEAMDKAAQTVGVDFIGGFSSLVHKGYTVGDKRLIQSIPEALSRTKLVCSSVNVASTKAGINMDAVAEMGRIIKKCAELTADSGALACAKLVVFANAVEDNPFMAGAFHGIGEPECVINVGVSGPGVVKCALEKVKGADFGTVSETIKKTAFKITRMGQLVAQEASRRLNVPFGIVDLSLAPTPAIGDSVAYILEEMGLEKCGTHGTTAALALLNDAVKKGGVMASSYVGGLSGAFIPVSEDAGMIEAAMSGALSLEKLEAMTCVCSVGLDMIVVPGDTSAETISAIIADEAAIGVVNTKTTAVRIIPAPGKKVGDKVEFGGLLGSGPVMKVNPFSSSEFIKRGGRIPAPMHSLKN; translated from the coding sequence ATGTTAGGTCCTTTTGAAGTACTTGAAACTATTGATATGATTCAAAAAGAAAACCTTGATATAAGAACAATTACAATGGGTATTTCACTAAGGGATTGCTGCCATCCCGATATAGATATATCATGTAAGAAAATTTATGACAAGATAACCAGATATGCAGAAAAGCTTGTTGTAACAGGCGAAAATATTGAAAGGGAATTCGGTATACCCATAATTAATAAAAGAATATCCGTAACTCCCATTGCGCTTATCGCTGAAAGCAGTGAAAGCGACGAATATGTCAAATTTGCTGAAGCTATGGACAAGGCCGCACAGACTGTCGGCGTTGATTTTATAGGGGGATTCTCATCTCTTGTTCACAAGGGCTACACAGTCGGTGACAAGAGACTAATTCAATCCATTCCTGAAGCGTTAAGCCGGACAAAGCTTGTTTGTTCATCCGTAAATGTTGCTTCAACAAAAGCAGGTATTAATATGGATGCTGTTGCGGAAATGGGCAGGATTATAAAAAAATGTGCGGAATTGACTGCTGACAGCGGTGCACTTGCATGTGCAAAACTTGTTGTGTTCGCTAATGCAGTAGAGGACAATCCTTTTATGGCTGGTGCCTTCCATGGTATCGGAGAACCTGAATGTGTTATAAATGTCGGTGTCAGCGGACCCGGTGTTGTAAAATGTGCTTTGGAAAAGGTTAAGGGAGCTGATTTTGGTACAGTATCCGAAACTATCAAGAAGACTGCTTTCAAAATAACTAGAATGGGTCAGCTGGTAGCACAGGAGGCTTCTAGAAGATTAAATGTTCCTTTTGGTATTGTTGATTTATCTTTGGCGCCTACACCTGCAATCGGGGACAGTGTTGCTTATATTCTTGAAGAAATGGGTCTTGAGAAGTGCGGAACACACGGAACGACTGCGGCTCTTGCTCTTTTGAATGATGCAGTTAAAAAGGGAGGGGTAATGGCTTCTTCCTACGTTGGAGGTCTTAGCGGTGCATTTATTCCCGTAAGCGAAGATGCTGGAATGATTGAAGCTGCAATGTCAGGTGCCTTATCTCTGGAAAAGCTTGAAGCAATGACATGTGTATGTTCAGTAGGACTTGACATGATTGTTGTTCCGGGTGATACCAGTGCTGAAACCATTTCTGCAATAATTGCTGATGAAGCGGCAATAGGTGTGGTTAATACCAAAACCACTGCCGTCAGAATAATTCCTGCACCGGGCAAAAAGGTCGGTGACAAGGTTGAATTCGGAGGATTACTGGGTTCAGGGCCTGTAATGAAGGTAAACCCATTCAGTAGCAGTGAGTTTATTAAAAGAGGCGGAAGAATTCCGGCTCCGATGCATAGCCTGAAAAACTAA
- a CDS encoding ACT domain-containing protein: MRAVITVIGKDKVGIISGVSNILAESNVNILDITQTILQDVFTMIMLVDISHCNIPFHDLSDKLESKGVEIGLKIQIQHEDIFNSMHRI; encoded by the coding sequence GTGAGAGCAGTAATAACAGTTATTGGTAAGGATAAAGTTGGCATAATTTCAGGCGTTAGCAACATATTAGCAGAGAGTAATGTTAATATACTTGATATAACCCAGACTATTCTGCAGGATGTGTTTACAATGATAATGCTTGTGGATATATCACATTGCAATATACCATTTCATGATCTTTCTGACAAGTTGGAATCCAAGGGCGTTGAAATTGGCCTGAAAATACAGATTCAACACGAAGATATTTTTAATTCAATGCATAGAATATGA
- a CDS encoding putative DNA modification/repair radical SAM protein: MNLHEKLGILADAAKYDVSCSSSGGTRKNKNGVGDSHACGICHTWADDGRCVSLLKILLSNECIYDCVYCINRSSNDVPRASFTAEEVIELTMNFYRRNYIEGLFLSSAVLKNPSHTMELMLEIVKKLRTEHGFFGYIHIKAIPGADERLINEAGMYVDRMSVNIELPSDKGLEVLAPQKPKRALLKPMHQINSKIIENKENRRLFKKGDSFVPAGQSTQLIVGATPDKDLSILKLSEALYDNFNLKRVYYSAFIPTVTDPRLPALIKPPLLREHRLYQADWLLRFYGFDADELLSKANPSFNPELDPKADWALRNLHLFPVEVNTAEYEMLLRVPGIGVKSAQRIITARRVGRLNFDNLKKIGVILKRAGHFLTCVGKTYDSYSSNEAIVKESLISAKLQPKSKKSVPGQLSLFSFVNETETHENLSELFLIDSPSNNGQWLSYYNQPQDGRLLLSDIHL; encoded by the coding sequence ATGAACTTACATGAAAAATTAGGTATTTTAGCAGATGCGGCAAAATATGACGTTTCATGTTCTTCTAGCGGAGGGACAAGAAAAAATAAAAACGGTGTAGGTGACAGTCACGCATGCGGAATCTGCCACACATGGGCAGATGATGGTAGATGCGTTTCACTGCTTAAAATTTTATTATCAAATGAGTGTATATACGATTGCGTATACTGTATAAACCGATCTTCAAATGACGTGCCTCGTGCAAGCTTTACCGCAGAAGAAGTTATCGAGCTTACCATGAATTTTTATAGAAGAAACTATATAGAAGGACTTTTTTTAAGCTCCGCTGTTTTAAAAAACCCAAGCCATACCATGGAATTAATGCTTGAGATAGTTAAAAAACTACGTACGGAACATGGCTTTTTCGGTTACATTCATATAAAAGCGATTCCCGGTGCTGATGAAAGGCTTATAAATGAAGCCGGAATGTATGTTGACAGAATGAGCGTCAACATAGAACTGCCGTCTGACAAAGGACTTGAAGTACTTGCACCACAAAAGCCTAAGAGGGCCCTGCTTAAGCCAATGCACCAGATAAACAGTAAAATAATTGAAAACAAGGAAAATAGAAGATTATTCAAAAAAGGAGATTCTTTCGTTCCCGCAGGACAAAGCACTCAGCTCATTGTAGGGGCAACACCTGATAAGGATTTAAGTATTTTAAAGCTATCAGAAGCCTTATATGACAATTTTAACCTCAAAAGAGTTTATTACTCGGCATTTATTCCAACAGTTACTGATCCGAGGTTACCCGCTCTTATCAAACCTCCTCTGCTTCGTGAACACAGACTGTATCAGGCCGACTGGCTTTTGAGGTTTTACGGTTTCGATGCCGATGAGTTACTAAGCAAAGCAAATCCCAGTTTTAATCCGGAGCTTGACCCTAAAGCTGATTGGGCTCTGAGAAATCTACATTTGTTTCCTGTCGAGGTGAATACAGCTGAATATGAAATGCTTTTAAGAGTACCTGGTATAGGTGTTAAATCAGCACAGAGAATTATCACTGCCAGAAGGGTCGGCAGATTGAATTTTGACAACCTAAAAAAAATAGGAGTAATCTTGAAGCGTGCAGGCCACTTTTTGACATGTGTGGGTAAAACTTATGACAGCTACAGCTCCAACGAAGCTATTGTAAAGGAATCCTTAATAAGTGCGAAACTACAGCCTAAAAGTAAAAAGTCTGTTCCGGGGCAGTTGTCATTATTCTCTTTTGTAAATGAAACCGAAACACATGAGAATTTGTCAGAGTTGTTTTTAATTGACTCACCTTCCAACAACGGACAATGGCTTAGCTACTATAATCAGCCGCAGGATGGGAGGCTTTTGTTAAGTGATATACATTTATGA
- a CDS encoding TIGR03915 family putative DNA repair protein: MIYIYDGTWDCFLTAIHHYYYDKQDVSNIESVLCYEPNLIDEYRTITTDVVKAKAVEEAMLHKISSESLENLQKCFFSEIEGREMWILKYIRLGFKIGSRIDSMLGDKTVLDVLIPARKVGIECHRMLGLLRFELLEGSIYYAKIQPDHNIISFISPHFKNRFADQNWIIHDTKRKIASLYNTKKMLLSYMDLSNIPELHSEELKFQALWKNYYKHIAIKNRINPKLQKNFMPKRYWKNLTEKKPD, translated from the coding sequence GTGATATACATTTATGATGGAACATGGGATTGCTTTTTAACAGCAATTCATCATTACTATTATGACAAACAGGATGTTTCAAATATAGAGTCTGTTCTTTGCTACGAGCCAAATCTTATTGATGAATATAGAACCATAACAACAGATGTGGTAAAGGCCAAAGCCGTTGAAGAGGCAATGCTGCACAAGATTTCTTCGGAAAGCCTTGAAAACCTTCAAAAATGCTTCTTTTCAGAAATTGAAGGCCGTGAAATGTGGATATTGAAATACATTCGTCTGGGTTTTAAAATTGGCAGTCGTATAGACAGTATGCTTGGTGATAAAACCGTTTTAGATGTGTTGATTCCTGCGAGAAAAGTAGGTATTGAGTGTCATAGAATGCTTGGACTGCTTCGTTTTGAGCTTTTGGAAGGCAGTATTTATTATGCAAAAATCCAGCCTGACCATAATATTATTTCTTTTATATCTCCCCACTTTAAAAATCGCTTTGCGGATCAGAACTGGATAATACACGATACAAAACGTAAAATTGCATCTTTATATAACACCAAAAAGATGCTTCTTTCCTATATGGATCTGTCCAATATCCCTGAACTCCATTCAGAAGAACTCAAATTTCAAGCACTCTGGAAAAATTATTACAAGCATATAGCAATAAAGAATAGAATAAACCCTAAACTACAAAAGAATTTTATGCCAAAACGTTATTGGAAAAACCTTACAGAAAAGAAGCCGGATTAA
- the murD gene encoding UDP-N-acetylmuramoyl-L-alanine--D-glutamate ligase — protein MNNKLEQFKKDVKNKRVAVMGIGVSNIPLIKYLVSFGVDVTAFDKSTEEKLTDAFNELKGLPVKYSLGPDYLSRLNGFDMIFRTPGMRPDLPELVEAVANGAELTSEMEVFLKLCPAQVFAVTGSDGKTTTTTLIYKTLSEEGFKCWLGGNIGTPLLSKIDDVAETDKVILELSSFQLMTIKDCPSVAVITNISPNHLDVHKSLQEYIDAKKNIFINQNENDKLVLNFDNEITKSFNYEARGEYVYFSRLNNINEGVVYQNGRIIVKKENSITEIIEGDKIKIPGVHNIENYMAATAATIDYVKPETIARIASSFNGVEHRIELVRELNGVKFYNSSIDSSPSRTIAALKTFKDKVILIAGGKDKGIPYDSMGEIITEKVKCLLLIGATASRIEEAYKNYLQQRDLENDIKIIHCDTYQEVVQKAHAEAEQGDCIILSPASTSFDMFKNFEHRGNVFKELVNNLK, from the coding sequence ATGAATAATAAGCTGGAACAGTTTAAGAAAGACGTTAAAAATAAAAGGGTTGCTGTCATGGGAATAGGAGTAAGCAATATTCCTTTGATTAAATATCTTGTAAGTTTCGGTGTTGATGTAACTGCTTTTGATAAGTCAACGGAAGAAAAACTTACTGATGCTTTTAATGAATTAAAGGGATTGCCTGTTAAATATAGCCTTGGCCCTGATTATCTTTCCAGACTGAACGGATTTGATATGATTTTTCGTACACCTGGAATGAGACCTGATTTGCCTGAACTTGTTGAGGCTGTTGCTAATGGTGCGGAGCTTACATCGGAAATGGAAGTTTTTCTAAAGCTATGTCCTGCACAGGTTTTTGCAGTTACAGGTAGTGATGGTAAGACCACTACCACAACTTTGATTTATAAAACACTGTCAGAGGAAGGCTTTAAATGCTGGCTTGGAGGGAATATAGGGACACCGCTTCTAAGCAAAATAGATGATGTTGCAGAAACTGACAAGGTAATATTAGAGCTAAGCAGTTTTCAGCTAATGACAATTAAAGACTGTCCGTCAGTTGCCGTTATAACCAATATTTCGCCAAACCACCTTGATGTTCATAAATCCTTGCAGGAATACATTGATGCAAAGAAAAACATTTTTATTAACCAAAATGAAAATGATAAGCTCGTTCTCAATTTTGACAATGAAATTACAAAGAGCTTTAACTATGAAGCTCGTGGAGAGTATGTTTATTTTTCAAGATTAAATAACATTAATGAAGGTGTTGTATATCAAAATGGCAGGATTATTGTTAAGAAAGAAAACAGCATAACTGAAATAATTGAAGGAGATAAAATTAAAATTCCCGGAGTTCATAACATAGAGAATTATATGGCTGCCACTGCTGCAACCATAGATTATGTGAAGCCGGAAACAATCGCAAGGATTGCATCTTCATTTAATGGTGTTGAGCATCGGATAGAATTGGTAAGGGAGCTTAATGGGGTTAAGTTCTACAACAGCTCCATTGACAGCAGCCCTTCAAGAACAATAGCTGCATTAAAAACCTTCAAGGACAAGGTTATACTCATAGCTGGAGGAAAGGACAAGGGGATACCATACGACTCAATGGGTGAAATCATCACCGAGAAGGTAAAATGTCTGCTGCTAATAGGTGCTACTGCTTCAAGAATTGAAGAAGCATATAAGAATTACCTGCAGCAAAGGGACTTGGAAAACGATATAAAAATCATACACTGTGATACTTATCAGGAAGTTGTTCAAAAGGCACATGCAGAAGCCGAACAGGGTGACTGTATAATTTTATCGCCTGCAAGCACAAGCTTTGATATGTTTAAAAATTTTGAACATCGTGGGAATGTATTTAAAGAATTGGTGAATAACCTTAAATAG
- a CDS encoding CheR family methyltransferase — protein MDYEGFKEEILKMTKINLTLYKEKQMKRRIDALIRKNNYSTYKDYVQALKVNKELFKEFINYLTINVSEFYRNPDQWSVLEKEIFPLLLSKKKKLTIWSAACSTGDEPYTLVMVLNKLMPLSSIKILATDIDMGAIEKAKTGIYNAKSVENLPKEYINKYFTILGESYKIKDEVKNCVEFKQHNLLRDPYPANIDLIVCRNVLIYFTEEAKTDIYKKFNMSLNHQGILFVGSTEQLIMANKYNFKSLKTFFYIKESDNFNYQDLK, from the coding sequence ATGGATTACGAAGGCTTTAAGGAAGAAATTCTCAAAATGACAAAAATAAATCTTACTCTTTACAAAGAAAAACAAATGAAAAGAAGAATTGATGCTCTTATAAGGAAGAATAACTATAGTACATATAAGGATTACGTTCAGGCATTAAAAGTTAATAAGGAATTGTTTAAGGAATTTATCAATTACCTTACCATAAATGTCTCTGAATTTTACAGAAATCCGGATCAATGGTCTGTATTAGAAAAAGAAATTTTTCCTCTTTTACTAAGCAAAAAGAAAAAGCTGACAATATGGAGTGCAGCATGTTCAACTGGAGATGAACCATATACTCTTGTTATGGTACTCAATAAACTTATGCCCCTTAGCTCTATAAAGATACTTGCTACCGATATAGACATGGGAGCTATTGAGAAAGCAAAAACTGGTATATATAATGCTAAAAGTGTCGAGAATTTACCAAAGGAGTATATAAACAAATATTTTACAATTTTGGGTGAAAGCTACAAAATTAAGGATGAAGTTAAAAACTGTGTTGAATTCAAGCAGCATAATTTACTAAGGGACCCGTATCCTGCCAACATTGATTTAATAGTTTGCAGAAACGTTTTAATCTACTTTACTGAGGAAGCAAAAACCGACATATACAAAAAATTTAATATGTCACTAAACCATCAGGGGATTCTTTTTGTTGGAAGTACGGAGCAACTTATAATGGCAAATAAATATAATTTTAAATCACTAAAGACATTTTTCTATATAAAAGAGTCAGATAATTTTAATTATCAGGATTTGAAATAA